In Candidatus Paceibacterota bacterium, a single genomic region encodes these proteins:
- the rpmG gene encoding 50S ribosomal protein L33 — MASKSADVRPKITMACIECKERNYITKKNRRNDPDRLELKKFCPRCKAATVHRETR; from the coding sequence ATGGCAAGCAAGAGTGCGGACGTCCGTCCAAAGATCACCATGGCCTGCATCGAGTGCAAAGAGCGGAACTACATCACCAAGAAGAACCGCCGCAACGATCCTGACCGTCTAGAACTGAAGAAGTTCTGCCCACGCTGTAAGGCAGCAACAGTCCACCGCGAAACTCGCTAA
- a CDS encoding MaoC/PaaZ C-terminal domain-containing protein encodes MINVGDRIDERVFWIDRELLKKYADASGDQNPIHQDEVFAKSVGLPDVIAHGMLTMALVGKFVSDWAGDPAKVKEFSARFTKPVVVPAGEKVDLTVSATVAEISENGIQLNILATSGGVKVLGMTKALVARS; translated from the coding sequence ATGATAAATGTTGGTGACCGAATAGACGAGCGTGTCTTCTGGATTGATCGCGAATTACTAAAGAAGTACGCCGATGCCAGCGGAGATCAGAACCCGATTCATCAGGATGAAGTTTTTGCCAAATCAGTCGGGCTTCCAGATGTAATCGCCCACGGAATGTTGACGATGGCACTGGTCGGCAAGTTTGTCTCGGATTGGGCCGGCGATCCGGCGAAGGTAAAAGAATTTTCTGCGCGATTTACCAAACCTGTCGTCGTGCCTGCCGGCGAGAAAGTTGATCTCACCGTCTCGGCAACCGTGGCAGAGATTTCGGAAAATGGAATCCAACTCAATATTCTCGCGACATCAGGTGGTGTAAAAGTTTTAGGCATGACAAAGGCGTTGGTAGCAAGGTCATGA
- the nusG gene encoding transcription termination/antitermination protein NusG, which yields MSEEKTDAFAAALAAATVEPVVAPVVVAAEVAEEKEAINAEVSEGGLVTELQTEEADAVEAAEIAATEEGTEEATDEDDENDPNAEFRRALRTAAGDWYVVHSYAGYEKKVKANLQNRIQSLNMEDFIFQIEVPEEEVTEIKNGVRKQVKRNIYPGYVLVRLDLTDESWSAVRNTPGVTGFVGNAHHPSPLTFDEVEKILAPRPVKKSDKPEIRVVDFQVGESVTVMDGPFATLPASISEIMPEQAKLKVLVSIFGRETPVELSFAQVQKI from the coding sequence ATGTCTGAGGAAAAGACTGACGCCTTCGCGGCTGCGCTCGCAGCGGCCACGGTTGAACCAGTTGTCGCGCCGGTAGTTGTTGCCGCTGAGGTTGCTGAAGAAAAAGAGGCAATTAACGCTGAAGTTTCGGAGGGTGGCCTCGTAACCGAACTTCAAACGGAAGAGGCTGATGCGGTCGAAGCCGCAGAGATTGCGGCTACTGAAGAAGGCACTGAAGAGGCCACTGATGAAGACGATGAGAACGACCCCAACGCGGAATTCCGGCGTGCACTTCGCACTGCTGCAGGAGATTGGTATGTAGTCCACTCTTACGCAGGCTATGAGAAGAAGGTCAAGGCAAATCTTCAGAACCGTATTCAGTCACTCAATATGGAAGATTTCATTTTCCAGATTGAAGTTCCTGAAGAAGAAGTGACTGAGATCAAGAACGGAGTGCGCAAGCAGGTTAAGCGCAACATCTACCCAGGTTATGTTCTTGTCCGTCTGGACCTCACTGATGAGTCTTGGTCTGCAGTTCGTAACACTCCTGGCGTGACCGGGTTTGTTGGAAACGCGCACCACCCAAGTCCGCTGACTTTCGATGAAGTAGAGAAGATTCTTGCTCCACGTCCAGTGAAGAAGTCTGACAAGCCTGAGATTCGCGTGGTTGATTTCCAAGTTGGGGAATCAGTCACCGTTATGGATGGCCCATTCGCAACTCTTCCTGCATCGATCAGCGAGATCATGCCAGAGCAAGCGAAACTCAAAGTTTTGGTTTCGATCTTCGGACGCGAAACCCCAGTTGAACTCTCGTTTGCTCAAGTGCAGAAGATTTAA
- a CDS encoding FeoA family protein, with the protein MNMTAMEQNRRAVVVTIGDDRHLNRLRSSGIRAGANIELVGRTSSRGFLVKVDDTRLVLGYDLAEKITCDYIS; encoded by the coding sequence ATGAACATGACGGCTATGGAGCAGAACAGGCGAGCGGTTGTCGTTACCATCGGTGATGACAGGCACCTAAACCGACTTCGATCCAGCGGAATCCGAGCTGGGGCGAACATCGAACTGGTCGGTCGAACTTCATCTCGCGGCTTCCTAGTCAAAGTAGATGACACTCGCCTCGTTCTGGGTTACGACTTAGCAGAAAAAATTACCTGTGATTACATCTCTTGA
- a CDS encoding GNAT family N-acetyltransferase codes for MDQNVVARAAAIATEKSAATGVSIRVLKGVDEQNLARRIFDEVWPTDEGIQITANLLQAMVHNGTYVSGVFVEGEIVGAVFAFPGVDEHRHLHLHSHMAAVKERFRDRSIGSTLKWHQRAWALEHGYEVITWTFDPLVRRNARLNLVKLGVQAFEYFPNFYGELPDALNAGDPTDRIIARWDLLSESTLAAASSRNLEKRADGIPVALSNIDGRPIRHEIDPSQPQVLCYLPNDIIEIRSQDNALALEWRLALRAELHPRLESDWHISGFTQDGAYLVTNQANSQTEERAK; via the coding sequence ATGGACCAGAATGTGGTTGCTCGCGCTGCTGCTATAGCAACTGAAAAAAGCGCGGCCACCGGCGTATCAATCCGAGTTCTCAAGGGGGTCGACGAGCAGAACTTAGCCCGGCGAATCTTCGATGAAGTCTGGCCAACAGATGAAGGCATACAAATCACTGCGAATTTACTTCAGGCGATGGTACATAACGGAACGTACGTTTCCGGCGTTTTTGTCGAAGGTGAAATTGTTGGTGCAGTATTCGCGTTTCCCGGGGTCGATGAGCATCGCCACCTCCACCTCCACTCACATATGGCTGCAGTGAAAGAGAGGTTTCGTGATCGAAGTATTGGGAGCACACTGAAATGGCACCAACGTGCCTGGGCGTTGGAACACGGATACGAAGTGATTACATGGACTTTTGATCCACTTGTAAGACGGAATGCACGCCTCAACCTCGTAAAACTAGGCGTTCAGGCCTTTGAATACTTTCCTAATTTTTACGGCGAACTTCCCGACGCGCTGAATGCTGGCGATCCAACAGACCGCATCATTGCCAGATGGGATCTTCTCTCTGAATCAACACTTGCGGCGGCGAGTTCCCGAAATCTTGAGAAACGTGCAGATGGGATCCCAGTCGCACTTTCCAACATTGATGGAAGACCAATCCGCCATGAGATAGATCCATCTCAACCGCAAGTTCTGTGCTACCTACCCAACGACATTATTGAAATCCGATCGCAAGACAATGCTCTCGCTCTTGAGTGGCGCTTGGCACTTCGCGCCGAACTTCATCCACGACTCGAATCCGATTGGCACATTTCTGGCTTTACTCAAGATGGTGCCTACTTGGTTACAAACCAGGCAAATAGTCAAACAGAAGAAAGGGCGAAGTAA
- the feoB gene encoding ferrous iron transport protein B, whose product MCSSCDQNKHPATALKTPLVALVGRPNVGKSTLFSRISGIHRKMGNWPATTVEVGSADIVINGEEFRILDLPGISSLSPTSPDEELTHDILMEDDLDLIVAIVDASNIARCLFLVSQLKELNKPMVVALTMTDIARRRGIHVDIEALSRGLDTKVVAVLPRSKNGTAGLEELLTQTLAQLKSHEIDTTTPSLPLDDDQRINFVSDLITSAVTRTSTRPTLSDRVDRFLTAPFSGALTLLGVLWIVFQSTTTLASPFQNWISSFISGVVVPPIESALTPIPWLRGLIVDGVISGVGTLLTFLPVMSTMFLLLSLLEDSGYMARAAVVSDRVMRFAGLPGKALLPLIVGFGCNVPAVSATRALSDARHRLIVGLSVPFTACSARLAVYIFVAGIFFGKNAGTVVFGMYIVSITLVILFALFLKLTFIRGATREPLLIELPPYRLPTTTFVFADAWLRVRGFLKEVGGIVVITVVAIWILMAIPIGGDHQFGNTPVNESAYGAIAKGITPLFAPAGFADWHTAGALVTGFVAKEVVISSWAQNYSVDSPNRQLIISDLGKELQRDFERSSSGHSSAAVLAFLIFLTSYTPCVATVAAQRREFGMKWALTGVVSQLAIAWLLAVAVFQTGRLLF is encoded by the coding sequence ATGTGCTCATCGTGTGATCAGAATAAGCATCCTGCGACCGCCCTCAAAACACCGTTGGTCGCTCTCGTAGGTCGGCCAAATGTCGGAAAGTCCACCCTCTTCTCTCGCATTTCGGGAATTCATCGCAAGATGGGTAACTGGCCAGCCACGACGGTGGAGGTTGGCTCGGCCGATATTGTCATCAACGGAGAAGAGTTTCGTATTCTTGATCTTCCCGGGATTTCTAGCCTTTCTCCCACATCCCCCGATGAAGAACTTACCCACGACATTCTCATGGAGGATGACCTAGATCTCATTGTTGCCATCGTCGATGCATCCAACATCGCACGATGTCTCTTCTTGGTCTCCCAACTCAAGGAACTCAATAAACCAATGGTCGTAGCACTAACCATGACCGACATTGCACGCAGGCGCGGAATTCACGTCGACATCGAGGCCCTTTCTCGTGGCTTAGATACCAAAGTGGTCGCGGTACTGCCGCGTTCAAAGAATGGAACCGCGGGGCTCGAAGAACTCCTGACTCAAACTCTTGCACAATTAAAATCACATGAGATCGACACGACTACGCCATCTCTACCCCTCGATGACGATCAACGAATTAACTTTGTGAGCGATCTCATCACTTCAGCAGTAACACGAACCAGCACGCGCCCTACGCTTTCAGACCGAGTCGACCGTTTTCTCACGGCACCATTCTCGGGAGCACTCACTCTTCTAGGTGTGCTTTGGATTGTCTTCCAATCAACAACCACTCTCGCTTCGCCATTTCAAAATTGGATATCCTCATTTATTTCAGGAGTGGTCGTGCCTCCGATAGAGAGCGCTCTCACTCCCATTCCTTGGCTCAGAGGATTGATCGTCGATGGGGTAATCAGCGGAGTCGGCACTTTGCTTACTTTCTTACCCGTAATGAGCACTATGTTCCTACTCCTTAGCTTGCTGGAAGACTCTGGGTATATGGCTCGCGCGGCTGTTGTATCCGATCGGGTGATGCGCTTTGCAGGCTTGCCCGGAAAAGCATTACTGCCACTCATAGTCGGATTTGGCTGCAATGTTCCAGCGGTGAGTGCAACTCGAGCACTCTCAGATGCTCGACATCGACTCATCGTAGGCTTATCAGTTCCGTTCACCGCGTGCTCCGCCCGCCTGGCCGTCTACATATTTGTGGCAGGCATTTTCTTTGGGAAAAACGCCGGGACCGTGGTTTTTGGTATGTATATCGTCTCAATCACTTTGGTGATTCTCTTTGCGCTCTTCTTAAAACTCACTTTCATCAGGGGTGCTACGCGTGAGCCGCTATTAATTGAACTACCTCCCTACCGACTTCCCACAACTACTTTCGTTTTTGCCGATGCCTGGCTGCGGGTCAGAGGTTTTCTCAAAGAGGTCGGTGGGATTGTTGTAATCACGGTTGTGGCAATTTGGATTTTGATGGCCATTCCAATCGGCGGCGACCATCAATTTGGCAATACACCAGTAAACGAAAGTGCCTACGGCGCAATCGCAAAGGGCATAACCCCACTCTTCGCTCCGGCAGGATTCGCTGATTGGCATACCGCCGGCGCCCTCGTCACAGGCTTCGTCGCAAAAGAAGTTGTAATTTCTTCCTGGGCCCAAAATTATTCGGTGGATTCACCCAATCGCCAACTCATAATTTCGGATCTTGGAAAAGAACTTCAACGCGACTTTGAACGATCGAGTTCTGGACATTCCAGCGCCGCAGTTCTCGCATTCCTAATTTTCTTAACGAGTTACACACCGTGCGTTGCAACGGTGGCGGCTCAACGTCGAGAGTTTGGCATGAAATGGGCTCTCACGGGAGTTGTATCTCAACTTGCCATTGCGTGGCTCTTGGCAGTTGCTGTCTTTCAAACCGGCAGGTTGCTGTTCTGA
- the secE gene encoding preprotein translocase subunit SecE, whose amino-acid sequence MTDVVASHEEKKAGLFARIGLFYRQVIAELRKVVWPTRKMLTTYTAVVLVFVSFIIAVVSLLDLVLTKIVFLVFG is encoded by the coding sequence ATGACTGATGTGGTTGCGTCCCACGAGGAGAAGAAAGCTGGTCTCTTCGCGCGCATTGGCCTTTTCTACCGCCAAGTAATTGCAGAGCTTCGCAAAGTAGTCTGGCCAACACGCAAAATGTTGACCACTTACACCGCCGTTGTTCTCGTGTTCGTGTCCTTCATCATCGCCGTTGTTTCGCTTCTCGATCTGGTTTTAACCAAGATCGTCTTCTTGGTATTTGGATAA
- a CDS encoding nucleotidyltransferase domain-containing protein: protein MNLLDRPLALFYDATRARVLDVLLSNRSALSGRAIARQADLSPTTTNGALGDLATHGIVKSKTKGRAHLWTLQEDNALVVQMQGFARIQDKLAGQLVVDALGSEPVSVMLFGSAARGESGPKSDVDLLVIAKDHKQGQDFRRRAYKASTALRQKVGRPVEITVVERDSITKSEIGDFIGQVARDGRTLRGKKLTELAL from the coding sequence ATGAACCTATTGGATAGACCACTAGCTCTTTTTTATGACGCTACGCGTGCGCGCGTGCTGGATGTGCTGCTCTCTAATCGCAGCGCCCTGAGCGGAAGAGCCATCGCCCGTCAGGCTGACTTGTCACCAACAACAACCAACGGCGCACTTGGCGATCTAGCCACTCATGGCATCGTCAAATCGAAAACCAAGGGCAGGGCTCATCTTTGGACTCTCCAAGAGGACAACGCCCTTGTGGTGCAAATGCAAGGTTTTGCCAGAATTCAAGACAAGCTGGCGGGCCAACTTGTAGTGGATGCGTTGGGTTCAGAACCAGTATCTGTGATGCTCTTCGGCTCTGCCGCTAGAGGTGAATCGGGGCCTAAAAGCGACGTGGATCTCCTTGTAATTGCAAAGGACCATAAGCAAGGGCAGGACTTTCGACGTCGTGCCTATAAGGCGAGTACGGCACTTCGACAAAAGGTTGGCCGACCAGTGGAAATCACCGTGGTTGAGCGTGACTCAATTACAAAGAGCGAAATCGGGGATTTCATCGGGCAGGTGGCCAGGGATGGGCGAACTCTGCGTGGAAAGAAATTGACGGAACTCGCCCTGTGA
- a CDS encoding MaoC family dehydratase N-terminal domain-containing protein, producing the protein MLNPDSVGRTFHGAESVSVTASEIADFAAVIGESDTSVAPPTFSIRITLAQSQSILSDPSVGLDWSRVVHGDQRFEIYRPIIAGDVFRCSSTIENSKSVAGNEIVTVRSDLHSGKELVVSSWSTLVVRA; encoded by the coding sequence ATGCTCAATCCCGATTCCGTCGGGCGCACATTTCACGGTGCGGAGTCAGTTTCTGTCACAGCTTCTGAAATCGCAGATTTTGCCGCGGTCATTGGCGAGAGCGATACCAGCGTTGCCCCTCCCACATTCTCGATCCGCATCACCCTTGCGCAATCCCAATCCATTCTCTCTGACCCTAGTGTCGGCCTGGACTGGTCCCGCGTTGTCCATGGGGATCAGAGATTTGAAATCTATCGGCCGATAATTGCTGGCGATGTTTTCCGTTGTTCGTCGACGATCGAAAACTCCAAGTCGGTGGCGGGCAATGAGATTGTGACCGTTCGATCGGATCTCCACTCTGGCAAAGAGTTGGTTGTTTCTTCCTGGTCAACCTTGGTGGTGCGCGCATGA
- the rplK gene encoding 50S ribosomal protein L11, protein MAPKKKITAMIKLQIQAGAATPAPPVGPALGQHGVNIMDFVKQYNAATESQKGQIIPVEISVYEDRTFTFVTKTPPASRLILKAAGVEKGSAVPHKTKVASITKSQVQEIAKTKMEDLNANDIDAASLIIAGTARSMGITVVD, encoded by the coding sequence ATGGCTCCGAAGAAGAAGATCACGGCAATGATCAAGTTGCAGATCCAGGCTGGCGCTGCAACACCTGCGCCACCAGTTGGTCCTGCCCTCGGTCAGCACGGCGTCAACATTATGGACTTCGTTAAGCAGTACAACGCTGCTACCGAATCACAAAAGGGACAGATCATCCCAGTTGAGATCTCCGTGTATGAAGACCGCACATTTACCTTTGTCACAAAGACCCCACCTGCATCACGCCTCATCTTGAAGGCTGCCGGAGTCGAAAAGGGCTCTGCAGTGCCTCACAAGACCAAAGTTGCTTCCATCACGAAGTCACAGGTTCAAGAGATTGCAAAGACGAAGATGGAAGACCTCAATGCCAATGACATCGATGCAGCGTCTTTGATCATAGCTGG
- a CDS encoding pyridoxal phosphate-dependent aminotransferase, with product MSAQRISSRIAAIAESATLAVDAKAKALKAAGRPVIGFGAGEPDFPTPDYIVSAAIASASVAANHRYTPTAGLPELRNAIVAKTKRDSNYEITADQVLVTNGGKQAVYQAFATIVDDGDEVLLPAPYWTTYPEAIKLAGGIPVEVFADESQNYLVTVEQLEAARTPKTKVLLFCSPSNPTGSVYPPDHVKAIGEWAVKHGIWIISDEIYEHLLYDGAIAPSLPVVVPTLANHIIILNGVAKTYAMTGWRVGWMIGPKDVIKAATNLQSHLSSNVSNISQRAAIAALTGDLSAVHRMGEAFDRRRKLIVGLLNEIPGFECPTPQGAFYAYPSIRGVLGKTIRGKTPQTSAELATLILEEVEVAVVPGEAFGPSGYLRFSYALSDEDIVEGIGRIKKLIAEIQ from the coding sequence ATGAGCGCCCAACGAATCTCCTCCCGAATCGCAGCCATTGCAGAATCAGCGACCCTGGCGGTGGACGCAAAGGCGAAGGCTCTCAAGGCCGCCGGGCGTCCCGTCATTGGATTTGGCGCTGGAGAGCCAGACTTTCCTACCCCCGATTACATCGTGAGCGCAGCAATTGCCTCAGCCAGCGTTGCCGCAAACCATCGCTACACACCAACAGCAGGATTACCAGAACTTCGCAATGCAATTGTCGCAAAAACCAAGCGTGATTCGAATTATGAAATTACTGCCGACCAAGTACTTGTAACCAACGGCGGAAAGCAAGCCGTCTATCAAGCCTTCGCAACAATTGTCGATGATGGCGATGAAGTTCTATTGCCCGCCCCTTACTGGACCACATACCCAGAGGCAATCAAGTTAGCCGGCGGAATTCCTGTCGAAGTTTTTGCAGATGAATCACAGAACTACTTGGTCACCGTCGAACAACTTGAAGCAGCCCGAACTCCAAAGACAAAGGTCTTGCTCTTCTGCTCACCAAGCAACCCAACCGGATCGGTCTATCCGCCAGATCATGTGAAAGCAATCGGCGAGTGGGCAGTTAAACACGGCATCTGGATTATTTCGGATGAGATTTACGAGCACCTTCTCTATGACGGCGCGATTGCACCAAGCTTGCCGGTTGTGGTTCCTACACTTGCAAACCACATCATCATTCTCAACGGAGTTGCAAAGACTTATGCAATGACCGGTTGGCGCGTGGGTTGGATGATCGGACCTAAGGATGTCATCAAGGCTGCAACCAACTTGCAGTCACATCTTTCAAGTAACGTCTCAAACATTTCCCAACGAGCTGCGATCGCCGCGCTCACCGGTGATCTCTCGGCCGTTCACAGGATGGGCGAGGCATTTGACCGTCGACGAAAATTGATTGTTGGCCTTCTCAATGAGATTCCAGGATTTGAATGCCCGACTCCCCAAGGCGCTTTTTATGCCTATCCCTCCATAAGAGGAGTACTGGGCAAGACAATTCGCGGCAAAACTCCACAGACTTCGGCCGAACTTGCAACGCTTATTCTTGAAGAAGTGGAAGTTGCTGTGGTACCTGGAGAAGCTTTTGGACCTTCCGGATATCTTCGCTTCTCCTACGCGTTAAGCGATGAAGATATTGTGGAAGGAATCGGGCGAATTAAGAAGCTGATCGCTGAAATCCAGTGA
- a CDS encoding UDP-N-acetylmuramate dehydrogenase, giving the protein MDQLSDYTSLRVGGPAQEIVNASNEAEIISAVQAADAAGKRVLILGSGTNVLVSDAGFDGVVIHVSSAKVESEVDACSGATLTIGAGEVWDSFVETTIARGYAGLETLSGIPGTVGAAPIQNIGAYGHEASEFITRVRTYDRKEKQIRTFTNGECEFSYRNSRFKAERDRYVILDVGFQLRIGEMSSPILYAELATALGISVGEKANVIATREATLRLRASKGMLLNPSDHDSWSAGSFFTNPIISAEASEKLPSEAPRWVQEDGQVKTSAAWLMEHAGVHKGDAHSGARISSKHVLALTNSGNATAADIAALAKEAQEKVRAVFGIDLVPEVNLVGLTLN; this is encoded by the coding sequence ATGGACCAACTTTCCGACTACACCAGTCTTCGCGTGGGTGGCCCCGCACAAGAAATCGTCAATGCATCAAATGAGGCAGAAATTATTTCTGCGGTTCAAGCTGCTGATGCTGCCGGCAAGCGCGTCCTTATCTTGGGAAGTGGAACGAATGTTCTGGTAAGCGATGCCGGATTTGATGGTGTCGTTATTCATGTTTCAAGTGCCAAAGTCGAAAGCGAAGTAGATGCGTGTAGTGGTGCGACTCTGACTATTGGTGCTGGGGAAGTCTGGGATAGCTTTGTTGAAACCACTATTGCTCGTGGATACGCCGGGCTAGAAACATTAAGTGGAATTCCAGGCACAGTTGGGGCCGCTCCCATTCAGAACATTGGCGCGTATGGGCACGAAGCCTCTGAATTCATCACTCGTGTGAGAACTTATGATCGGAAAGAGAAGCAAATTCGAACATTTACAAATGGGGAGTGTGAATTTTCTTATCGGAATTCGAGGTTCAAAGCAGAGCGTGATCGCTATGTCATTCTTGATGTCGGATTCCAATTGCGCATCGGGGAGATGTCCTCGCCTATTCTCTATGCCGAACTCGCGACTGCACTCGGTATTTCTGTTGGCGAAAAAGCGAATGTCATTGCGACTCGTGAAGCCACTCTTAGGCTGCGCGCGAGTAAGGGAATGCTTCTTAATCCCTCAGATCACGATTCGTGGTCAGCGGGTTCTTTCTTTACCAATCCAATTATTTCGGCAGAGGCTTCAGAGAAACTCCCCTCAGAAGCACCTCGTTGGGTGCAAGAAGACGGGCAGGTAAAGACCTCAGCGGCTTGGTTGATGGAACACGCAGGGGTACATAAAGGAGATGCGCACTCGGGTGCACGAATTTCAAGCAAGCATGTACTGGCATTAACAAATTCGGGCAATGCAACCGCTGCAGATATTGCGGCCCTGGCTAAAGAGGCACAAGAGAAAGTCCGTGCAGTTTTTGGGATTGATTTGGTGCCAGAAGTAAACCTGGTGGGCTTGACCCTTAACTAA
- a CDS encoding NADPH:quinone oxidoreductase family protein, with protein MKAIRVEHFGGPEVMEYVDCADPVPSANEELITVTSIGVNYADTHQIENSYRVPQTLPLFPGLEVVGTTPSGKRVLASVSGGYAQKAVANRDQCVDIPDGVSDEQALAMLVQGTTAWHILKTVGHIKPGESVVVHAAAGGVGTVSVQLAKMWGTRVIAVASSIDKRELAKSLGADATVDANSEDLGAAILAANDGKRVDMVLEMVGGKTFDASLAVLAPFGRLVTFGSASRVPATPIAPTALLAGTKTVAGFWLGNCFGNPALVNDVIIELFKLIEAGKLRPVVGPIFPLSQATEALRQVLARKTTGKVTLNPAL; from the coding sequence ATGAAGGCAATCAGAGTTGAGCATTTCGGTGGTCCTGAAGTCATGGAGTACGTCGATTGTGCAGATCCAGTTCCATCTGCAAACGAAGAGTTGATTACGGTCACATCCATTGGAGTGAATTACGCGGATACTCACCAGATCGAAAATAGTTATCGCGTTCCGCAGACCCTCCCATTATTCCCGGGGCTTGAGGTTGTTGGAACGACACCATCTGGAAAGAGGGTTTTGGCTTCAGTATCTGGCGGATATGCGCAGAAGGCTGTTGCGAATCGCGATCAATGCGTTGACATTCCTGACGGTGTGAGTGACGAGCAGGCGCTCGCGATGTTGGTTCAGGGAACCACTGCTTGGCACATTTTGAAAACGGTAGGACACATCAAACCCGGTGAGTCAGTGGTGGTCCATGCTGCGGCTGGAGGTGTCGGCACGGTCTCAGTACAACTTGCGAAGATGTGGGGGACACGGGTGATAGCAGTTGCATCTTCAATCGATAAGCGAGAGTTGGCGAAGTCTTTGGGAGCCGACGCAACCGTCGATGCCAATTCTGAAGATCTTGGCGCTGCGATCTTGGCGGCCAATGATGGCAAGAGAGTGGACATGGTTTTGGAAATGGTGGGCGGGAAGACATTTGATGCCAGCCTCGCCGTGCTTGCTCCCTTTGGCCGACTCGTCACATTTGGATCTGCCTCGCGAGTTCCGGCAACTCCTATTGCTCCCACTGCTCTTCTCGCCGGAACAAAAACCGTGGCAGGTTTCTGGCTCGGCAACTGCTTTGGAAATCCAGCGCTAGTCAACGACGTGATCATCGAACTTTTCAAACTTATTGAGGCAGGCAAACTCCGCCCGGTCGTCGGGCCGATCTTCCCGTTGAGCCAAGCAACTGAGGCGCTTCGCCAAGTTCTTGCCCGAAAGACGACAGGAAAGGTGACTCTCAATCCCGCTCTTTAA
- a CDS encoding transposase: MIREISWIYGEWHMWVNHGVDLQAAGEVVEDPNALLFYPDPKSQSGRSARLIGYSPSLYAVIVLILVPKINGGWWGVNGWRANSTDRRIYREGAS, translated from the coding sequence ATGATTCGGGAGATTTCCTGGATCTACGGGGAATGGCACATGTGGGTCAACCACGGAGTTGACCTCCAAGCAGCGGGAGAAGTAGTTGAGGATCCGAATGCACTTCTTTTCTACCCTGATCCGAAAAGTCAGAGCGGACGAAGTGCACGATTGATTGGCTATTCACCTTCGCTCTATGCGGTTATCGTCCTCATCTTGGTTCCCAAGATCAACGGCGGCTGGTGGGGGGTAAACGGATGGAGAGCAAACAGCACCGACCGAAGAATCTATCGAGAAGGGGCATCGTGA